A portion of the Dethiobacter alkaliphilus AHT 1 genome contains these proteins:
- the gltA gene encoding NADPH-dependent glutamate synthase codes for MAHDIKKKHPMEEQNPQERVKNFDEVPFGYDIDTAVAEAERCLDCKKAPCRQGCPVEVNIPAFIMSIKDRKFEESIAAMKADNSLPAICGRVCPQESQCESFCVRAKKGEPVGIGRLERFIADWQLKEGVEDPKLPEPTGKKVAVVGAGPAGLTCAGDLAKLGHDVTMYEAFHTPGGVLVYGIPEFRLPKEIVAKEVDYIQRLGVKLETNMVIGKTITVDELFEEHGFDAVFIGTGAGLPTFLGIPGENLLGVYSANEFLTRTNLMKAYRFPEFDTPIHVGKNVAVVGAGNVAMDSARTALRLGAENVYIVYRRSDKEMPARLEEIHHAEEEGVQFRLLTNPIGINGDDKGWVKGMECMQMRLCEPDESGRCRPEPIEDSNFVLDVDTVVVAVGQTPNPLVPQTTTGLKTGRKGTIDADEFGKTSREGVWAGGDIVTGAATVINAMGAGKMAAKNIDEYLKSK; via the coding sequence ATGGCGCATGATATTAAGAAAAAGCATCCGATGGAAGAGCAAAATCCTCAGGAACGCGTTAAAAACTTTGACGAAGTGCCTTTTGGCTATGATATCGATACCGCCGTTGCCGAGGCGGAGCGCTGCCTGGACTGTAAAAAGGCGCCCTGCCGTCAGGGTTGCCCTGTTGAGGTGAATATTCCCGCTTTTATTATGAGTATTAAAGACCGGAAGTTCGAAGAAAGTATTGCGGCCATGAAAGCAGACAACAGCCTGCCCGCTATCTGCGGCCGTGTTTGCCCGCAGGAAAGTCAGTGCGAATCTTTCTGTGTCCGCGCCAAAAAAGGCGAACCGGTGGGCATTGGTCGCCTGGAGCGTTTTATTGCCGACTGGCAGCTAAAAGAAGGCGTGGAAGATCCGAAGTTGCCTGAACCAACCGGTAAAAAGGTTGCCGTGGTAGGGGCTGGTCCCGCCGGACTGACCTGTGCCGGAGACCTGGCCAAGCTGGGACATGACGTTACCATGTATGAAGCTTTCCATACCCCCGGTGGTGTGCTGGTATACGGTATTCCCGAATTCCGTCTGCCCAAGGAAATTGTGGCCAAGGAAGTTGATTATATCCAGCGTCTTGGTGTAAAACTGGAAACCAATATGGTTATCGGTAAGACCATCACCGTAGACGAGCTGTTTGAAGAGCATGGTTTTGATGCAGTGTTTATCGGCACCGGTGCCGGCCTGCCCACCTTCCTGGGCATTCCCGGTGAAAACCTGCTGGGCGTATATTCCGCCAACGAATTTTTGACCCGCACCAACCTGATGAAGGCTTACCGCTTCCCTGAGTTTGACACTCCCATCCATGTGGGTAAAAACGTGGCGGTAGTAGGTGCCGGTAACGTGGCCATGGACTCCGCCCGGACCGCTTTGCGTTTGGGTGCGGAAAACGTTTATATCGTTTACCGTCGTTCCGATAAGGAGATGCCGGCCAGACTGGAAGAAATCCATCACGCCGAAGAAGAAGGCGTACAGTTTAGACTGCTCACCAACCCCATTGGTATTAACGGGGATGACAAAGGCTGGGTAAAAGGGATGGAATGCATGCAGATGCGTCTGTGCGAACCGGATGAGTCCGGCCGCTGCCGCCCCGAGCCCATTGAAGATTCCAATTTCGTTTTGGATGTGGATACCGTGGTAGTTGCGGTGGGACAGACTCCCAACCCGCTGGTACCGCAGACCACCACCGGCTTAAAAACCGGCCGCAAAGGCACCATCGATGCCGACGAGTTTGGTAAAACTTCCCGTGAAGGCGTTTGGGCCGGCGGTGACATCGTTACCGGTGCCGCCACCGTTATTAACGCCATGGGTGCCGGTAAAATGGCTGCCAAAAACATCGACGAGTATCTGAAATCCAAGTAA
- a CDS encoding sulfide/dihydroorotate dehydrogenase-like FAD/NAD-binding protein gives MYKLVTKEVLSDVSKKFEVEAPLVAKKAQPGQFIILRVDEQGERVPLTIADSDPERGTITIIFQEVGLTTKCLGQKEAGDYIADFVGPLGKPMEFPEEPGRVIAVGGGVGIAPVYPKVKGFHKAGMDVTSIIGARCKDLLILEDEMRAVSKELHVCTDDGSYGHHGFVSDILQKYLDDGEPIAEIIAVGPLPMMRAIVNQTRPYGVKTVVSLNPVMVDGTGMCGACRVTVGEETKFTCVDGPVFDGHQVDFDELVARSRMYLDQEKKALENCRCGGAK, from the coding sequence TTGTATAAGCTGGTTACTAAGGAAGTGCTGTCCGATGTCTCAAAGAAATTTGAGGTAGAGGCGCCACTGGTTGCCAAAAAGGCTCAGCCTGGGCAATTTATCATTCTGCGGGTGGACGAACAGGGTGAAAGAGTCCCTCTGACCATTGCAGATTCCGATCCTGAGCGGGGAACAATTACAATTATCTTCCAGGAAGTGGGTTTAACCACCAAATGCCTGGGGCAGAAAGAAGCAGGGGACTACATTGCCGATTTTGTCGGCCCTCTGGGCAAGCCCATGGAATTTCCTGAAGAACCCGGCCGCGTAATTGCCGTAGGTGGCGGTGTGGGGATTGCACCGGTTTATCCTAAGGTAAAAGGCTTTCATAAAGCAGGCATGGATGTTACATCCATTATCGGCGCCCGTTGTAAGGATTTGTTGATTCTTGAAGATGAAATGCGTGCGGTCAGCAAAGAACTGCATGTCTGCACCGACGATGGCAGCTATGGCCATCATGGCTTCGTTTCCGACATTCTTCAGAAGTATCTTGACGACGGCGAGCCCATCGCTGAAATTATTGCCGTAGGCCCGCTACCCATGATGCGTGCCATTGTGAACCAGACCCGGCCCTACGGTGTGAAAACCGTGGTTAGCTTAAACCCGGTTATGGTGGACGGCACCGGTATGTGCGGCGCCTGCCGTGTTACCGTAGGTGAGGAAACCAAGTTCACCTGTGTGGACGGCCCGGTTTTTGACGGCCACCAGGTAGACTTTGATGAGCTTGTGGCCCGGTCCAGAATGTACCTTGACCAAGAGAAAAAGGCCTTGGAAAACTGTCGTTGCGGAGGTGCTAAGTAA
- a CDS encoding tRNA (adenosine(37)-N6)-threonylcarbamoyltransferase complex transferase subunit TsaD, translating to MFLGIDTSCYTTSLAVMDTQGRLLCEKRTLLTVPKGERGLRQSDGVFQHLQNLPRLAEEVAGEVGPLKLQAVAASVCPRPVEGSYMPVFTVGTSFGRSLAAAFGVPFLSLSHQEGHILAGMWSAGVDWPEFYALQVSGGTTELLFVRQNNGLKVAELGGSADLHAGQFIDRVGVALGLSFPAGPAVEKLGNDALEVLPVPVSVQGSNLSFSGPESHVQRVIASGEYAPAAVARGVEKCVAESLWRVLRTVRKEHGAKPVLFVGGVMANQFIRGFLAEKLGDEAAFAQIRFAGDNAAGAAVFAQKFTN from the coding sequence ATGTTTTTGGGAATTGATACATCGTGTTATACCACGTCCCTGGCGGTTATGGATACCCAGGGACGTTTGCTTTGTGAAAAGAGAACGCTCCTTACCGTGCCAAAGGGGGAGCGGGGGCTGCGGCAGTCCGACGGCGTTTTTCAGCATCTGCAAAATCTTCCCCGGCTGGCAGAAGAGGTGGCCGGGGAAGTGGGGCCCCTTAAACTGCAGGCGGTGGCCGCTTCTGTTTGCCCGCGGCCGGTGGAAGGCTCTTATATGCCGGTATTTACCGTGGGAACGTCCTTTGGCCGCTCGCTGGCCGCTGCCTTTGGCGTTCCTTTTTTGTCCCTGTCGCATCAGGAAGGCCACATTCTGGCCGGTATGTGGTCGGCGGGAGTGGACTGGCCGGAATTTTATGCGTTGCAGGTTTCCGGCGGGACAACGGAGCTGCTCTTTGTCAGGCAAAACAACGGCCTGAAGGTGGCTGAGCTGGGCGGCTCCGCCGATTTGCATGCCGGACAGTTTATCGACCGGGTGGGGGTGGCTCTGGGCCTTTCCTTTCCCGCCGGTCCCGCCGTGGAAAAACTGGGAAATGATGCTCTTGAGGTGCTGCCGGTTCCGGTCTCGGTGCAGGGGAGCAATTTGTCTTTTTCCGGCCCGGAAAGCCACGTGCAGCGCGTTATTGCAAGCGGGGAGTATGCACCGGCGGCGGTGGCCAGAGGTGTGGAAAAATGCGTGGCAGAGTCCCTGTGGCGGGTTCTGAGAACGGTTAGAAAGGAACACGGCGCAAAGCCGGTGTTGTTTGTGGGTGGGGTCATGGCTAATCAGTTTATCCGTGGTTTTCTGGCGGAAAAACTGGGGGATGAAGCGGCTTTTGCCCAGATTCGATTTGCCGGCGATAATGCAGCGGGGGCGGCAGTATTTGCGCAAAAATTCACAAATTAG
- the nusB gene encoding transcription antitermination factor NusB produces MSRRLAREIAFKTLFQYDIGKNEVEPTISQLIEENGLEGAGVEFSRQLVLGTLKNLEAIDKALAGYLQKWELGRLAAVDRNVLRLAAFEILYREDIPAAVTINEALELSKAFHSEEAAKFLNGVLDKLARHHEGKEVE; encoded by the coding sequence ATGAGCCGGCGTCTGGCAAGGGAAATCGCTTTTAAAACATTATTTCAATATGATATCGGCAAAAATGAAGTGGAGCCCACCATCTCCCAGCTCATTGAGGAAAACGGGTTGGAAGGTGCCGGTGTGGAATTTTCCCGGCAGTTGGTGCTGGGCACCCTTAAAAACCTGGAGGCTATTGACAAGGCTCTTGCCGGTTACCTGCAGAAGTGGGAGTTGGGCCGGCTGGCGGCGGTGGACCGTAATGTGCTGCGGCTGGCAGCCTTTGAGATTCTCTACCGGGAAGACATTCCCGCTGCTGTGACCATCAATGAGGCGCTGGAGCTGAGTAAAGCCTTTCACAGTGAAGAGGCGGCCAAGTTTTTAAACGGTGTGCTGGACAAGTTAGCCCGCCATCATGAGGGCAAAGAGGTGGAATAA
- a CDS encoding DUF2273 domain-containing protein, with protein sequence MNSKVLRQFLSDHWGKVVGGLIGLIIGLSIILFGFWRSVLLFTCIALGIYLGRMFDRHEGLQNFLQRVWPDSD encoded by the coding sequence ATGAACTCAAAAGTTCTTCGTCAGTTTCTGTCCGACCACTGGGGCAAAGTGGTGGGCGGGCTGATTGGCCTGATTATCGGTTTATCTATTATCCTGTTTGGGTTTTGGCGCAGCGTATTGCTTTTTACCTGTATAGCTTTGGGTATTTATCTGGGCAGAATGTTTGACCGTCACGAGGGATTGCAAAACTTTCTGCAGCGGGTTTGGCCCGACAGCGACTGA
- the amaP gene encoding alkaline shock response membrane anchor protein AmaP — translation MSARERLYLVVLALVVGAASISLGAIATAYLSLNALRTSLELVHGNLAYVALAVFGLILAVAILVMSMRRGECVETILQQGPLGEVRICFKALENLVLKAAREIKGVRETKTRLVYNENGLIVFLRAVTYPDQNIPQVTAELQAAVKEYVEETTGTNVAEIRVMIENVVTDAVKPAR, via the coding sequence ATGAGTGCTCGTGAAAGACTATACCTGGTCGTGTTGGCGCTGGTGGTGGGTGCCGCCAGCATCTCGCTGGGAGCCATTGCTACGGCTTATTTGTCCCTGAATGCATTGCGGACAAGCCTGGAGTTGGTCCATGGCAACCTGGCGTACGTGGCTCTGGCGGTTTTTGGCCTGATTTTGGCGGTGGCCATTTTGGTCATGAGCATGCGTCGCGGTGAATGTGTGGAAACCATCCTGCAGCAGGGCCCGCTGGGCGAGGTGCGCATTTGTTTTAAGGCGCTGGAAAACCTGGTGCTAAAAGCTGCCCGGGAGATTAAGGGCGTACGGGAAACAAAAACTCGGCTGGTGTACAACGAAAACGGTTTAATTGTGTTTTTACGTGCCGTTACTTATCCTGACCAGAATATTCCCCAGGTGACCGCGGAGCTGCAGGCGGCAGTAAAGGAATATGTGGAAGAAACCACCGGCACCAATGTGGCGGAAATCAGGGTGATGATTGAAAATGTGGTTACCGATGCGGTAAAACCGGCCCGCTAA
- a CDS encoding Asp23/Gls24 family envelope stress response protein → MTVSEEYIPTELGNIKIADDVVAIIAGLAATEVEGVVGMSGGIAGGIADILGKRNLSKGVKVEVGDQQASIDLYIIVKFGARIPDVAWSIQEKVKQAIESMTGLEAVSVNVHVQGVNFEVARDEVEEEDSRVR, encoded by the coding sequence TTGACCGTATCAGAAGAATACATCCCAACAGAGCTTGGAAACATTAAGATTGCCGATGATGTAGTGGCTATTATTGCCGGCCTGGCCGCCACCGAGGTGGAAGGCGTGGTAGGCATGAGCGGCGGTATCGCCGGTGGAATCGCCGATATTTTGGGTAAGCGTAATTTATCCAAAGGTGTTAAGGTTGAAGTAGGGGATCAGCAGGCATCCATTGATCTGTACATAATTGTTAAGTTTGGGGCGCGAATTCCCGATGTGGCCTGGAGTATTCAGGAGAAGGTGAAGCAGGCCATTGAGAGCATGACCGGCCTGGAAGCGGTATCGGTCAATGTTCATGTCCAGGGCGTAAACTTCGAAGTCGCCAGGGACGAAGTGGAAGAAGAGGATTCCCGGGTTCGTTAA
- a CDS encoding SpoIIIAH-like family protein: MSSSRKLITVAILVVMVVAVWWLADMQDVDRFDISSPAEEDPIVPSVVTDPEPDLENWNIEDFKAFFVEYRLQRDRVRGKEQEMLNQMIDNPNVSEEAKKQAEEQMLKLIDMMEKELLVENMLKAHGFKDAIFFYRDDMVNVVIQAENLSEEEFLQIAEMVSSATGVGIERISVTEHTDR; the protein is encoded by the coding sequence ATGAGTTCAAGCAGGAAGCTGATTACAGTGGCAATTTTGGTGGTAATGGTGGTGGCTGTTTGGTGGCTGGCAGATATGCAGGATGTGGACCGGTTTGATATCAGTTCACCGGCGGAAGAGGATCCCATAGTGCCCAGCGTGGTAACGGATCCGGAGCCGGATTTGGAGAACTGGAACATTGAAGATTTTAAAGCTTTCTTTGTGGAGTACCGACTGCAGCGCGACCGGGTGCGGGGCAAAGAGCAGGAAATGTTAAACCAGATGATTGATAACCCCAACGTGTCTGAGGAAGCTAAGAAGCAGGCTGAGGAACAGATGTTAAAGTTAATCGACATGATGGAAAAGGAGCTTTTGGTGGAGAATATGCTAAAAGCTCACGGGTTTAAGGATGCCATTTTCTTTTACCGGGATGACATGGTTAATGTGGTGATTCAGGCGGAGAACCTAAGTGAAGAAGAGTTTCTGCAAATTGCCGAGATGGTAAGCAGTGCTACGGGAGTGGGAATTGAGCGAATTTCGGTAACGGAGCATACGGACCGCTAG
- the spoIIIAG gene encoding stage III sporulation protein AG: MGENFWQRFAKLGKGEGPGKGQRSTWFILMLAVIGIVFMFISANPEQDRSPRPAQESNAEVVALPRSQGDYRQQLEKDLESRLERMQGVDEVSVMVTLESGPVSEYAQNKETTERTTTEEDGAGGQRDVSETTTRNQAVMARDGSGDEAVVTRKLEPQIRGVMVVARGAENPMVKEQITLAVEAALNISAHRIHVVPMK, from the coding sequence ATGGGAGAAAACTTTTGGCAGCGTTTTGCCAAGCTGGGCAAAGGGGAAGGGCCGGGAAAAGGCCAGCGTTCCACCTGGTTTATCCTGATGCTGGCGGTTATTGGGATTGTCTTTATGTTTATCAGTGCTAACCCGGAGCAGGACAGAAGCCCCCGGCCGGCGCAGGAAAGCAACGCGGAAGTGGTGGCGCTGCCGCGCAGCCAGGGTGATTATCGCCAGCAGCTGGAAAAAGATCTGGAAAGCAGGCTGGAGCGGATGCAGGGCGTGGATGAAGTTTCGGTCATGGTCACCCTGGAAAGCGGCCCTGTTTCCGAGTATGCACAAAACAAGGAAACTACAGAGCGGACCACCACCGAGGAAGACGGGGCCGGGGGACAGCGTGATGTTTCAGAGACCACCACCCGCAACCAGGCGGTGATGGCCAGAGACGGCAGCGGCGATGAGGCTGTTGTTACCCGGAAGCTGGAGCCGCAAATCAGAGGTGTGATGGTTGTTGCCCGGGGGGCGGAAAACCCCATGGTAAAAGAGCAAATAACTTTGGCTGTGGAAGCGGCGTTAAATATTTCTGCACACCGCATCCATGTGGTGCCGATGAAGTAG
- a CDS encoding stage III sporulation protein AF — protein MLAMLSDMVRNIVVLIILVTILELMLPKNRFRPFLNMVVGLVLMLMLLTPIRSAIQMPGALDPVWEMRLAITEEEVEARQAMLEQLNWDLALEQYQDMVQGKILAVLEDEGYAVLELDMEVEEDAGHIEFGYPQKLEILAQEKKVPDEGFGRVEEIKIELGRDTWEVPRDSQRSQWLERIVATALEIELEKVSVYVLNAD, from the coding sequence ATGCTTGCCATGTTGTCGGATATGGTCCGCAATATTGTGGTGCTGATAATTCTTGTAACTATCCTGGAGCTGATGCTGCCGAAAAATCGCTTTCGTCCCTTTCTCAACATGGTGGTGGGCCTGGTTTTGATGCTGATGCTTTTGACACCTATTCGCTCCGCAATCCAGATGCCCGGAGCGCTGGATCCGGTCTGGGAGATGCGCCTGGCCATCACCGAAGAGGAAGTGGAAGCGCGACAGGCAATGCTGGAGCAGTTAAACTGGGATTTGGCGCTGGAGCAGTATCAGGATATGGTGCAGGGGAAAATTTTGGCCGTTTTGGAGGATGAAGGGTATGCGGTGCTGGAGCTGGATATGGAGGTGGAGGAAGATGCGGGGCATATTGAGTTTGGTTATCCGCAAAAGTTAGAAATTCTGGCGCAGGAAAAGAAAGTGCCCGATGAGGGCTTTGGACGGGTGGAGGAAATTAAGATTGAGTTGGGCCGTGACACGTGGGAGGTGCCCCGGGATTCACAGCGCAGCCAGTGGTTGGAGCGGATTGTGGCCACAGCTTTGGAGATTGAATTGGAAAAAGTCTCGGTCTATGTGCTAAACGCCGATTAG
- the spoIIIAE gene encoding stage III sporulation protein AE: MKKLLLVLIMVFLLLPTFAAAQTPDELARQQAEEIDLTQIEEFWNEVQRESGDYLPDFEFRDVLNWFRPGQAEGLSVSEVFQGLWRFMWREIYINLNLLGKLLFLAVVASLLKNLEKAFANDSIASLTQAIVYLALIVIAMQSFTVAVNLGRQTVDNMVEIILSVIPLLLVLLASLGNFASAAIFRPLIIFAVNFFATIIRDLAFPMIYLTTILSIVNHFSPRVTVSKLADLFRNVSVWVMGMTMTIFTGLLAVHGVASSVGDAVTIRTAKFMTGAFLPVVGGMLTDAVETVASATLILKNTVHLAGVLLLFYVVVFPLLKILALVFIYKLAAALIQPLGETNLSDSLNTMGNCLALIFAAVAIVSVIFYLSITIIAGAGNTSFMLR; encoded by the coding sequence ATGAAAAAATTACTGCTTGTTTTAATCATGGTTTTCCTCCTGCTGCCCACTTTTGCGGCGGCACAGACGCCCGATGAGCTGGCCCGGCAGCAGGCGGAGGAAATTGATCTCACCCAAATTGAAGAGTTCTGGAACGAAGTGCAGCGTGAGTCCGGCGATTACCTGCCCGACTTTGAGTTTCGCGATGTCCTAAACTGGTTTCGCCCCGGACAGGCCGAGGGTTTGTCTGTATCCGAGGTGTTTCAGGGCCTGTGGCGCTTTATGTGGCGGGAGATCTATATTAACCTGAACCTGTTGGGCAAGCTTTTGTTTTTGGCGGTGGTGGCTTCGTTGCTAAAGAACCTGGAGAAGGCCTTTGCCAACGACAGTATTGCTTCGCTGACCCAGGCCATTGTTTACCTGGCGCTGATTGTTATCGCCATGCAGAGTTTTACTGTGGCGGTGAACCTGGGGCGGCAGACGGTGGACAACATGGTGGAGATTATACTGTCGGTGATTCCGCTGCTTTTGGTACTTTTGGCTTCCCTGGGTAACTTTGCTTCGGCGGCTATTTTCCGTCCACTTATTATTTTTGCGGTGAACTTTTTTGCCACCATCATCCGTGATCTGGCGTTTCCCATGATTTATCTCACCACCATTTTGTCCATCGTTAATCATTTTTCGCCGCGGGTAACGGTGAGCAAACTGGCTGATTTGTTTAGGAACGTGTCGGTGTGGGTCATGGGCATGACCATGACTATCTTTACAGGGCTTTTGGCGGTGCATGGTGTGGCTTCTTCGGTGGGCGATGCGGTAACCATCCGCACCGCCAAGTTTATGACCGGAGCGTTTCTGCCGGTGGTGGGCGGGATGCTCACCGATGCGGTGGAGACGGTGGCCAGCGCCACGCTGATTTTAAAGAATACTGTCCATTTGGCCGGTGTGCTGTTGTTGTTTTATGTGGTGGTTTTTCCGCTGTTAAAAATTTTGGCGCTGGTGTTTATTTACAAGCTGGCGGCAGCGCTGATTCAACCTCTGGGGGAGACCAATTTAAGTGATTCCCTAAACACCATGGGCAATTGTCTGGCGTTGATTTTTGCGGCGGTGGCCATTGTCAGTGTAATTTTTTATCTGAGTATTACCATCATTGCCGGCGCCGGCAATACGTCATTTATGTTGAGGTGA
- the spoIIIAD gene encoding stage III sporulation protein AD, whose translation MEIIQIVAFALIAAFLSMVTREQKPIFSMIIATAAGVIIFLRVVGYLASVMQYLVDMTLQANISLIYLNTLLKVIGIAYIAEFGAQVCRDAGEGVIAGKVEFAAKLLILVMALPLLAAVLETILKFIP comes from the coding sequence TTGGAAATTATTCAGATAGTTGCGTTTGCGTTAATTGCCGCTTTTCTCTCCATGGTGACGCGGGAACAAAAACCCATCTTCTCCATGATTATTGCCACGGCAGCCGGAGTGATTATCTTTTTGCGGGTGGTCGGGTACCTGGCTTCGGTGATGCAGTATCTGGTGGATATGACGCTGCAGGCCAACATCTCCCTTATTTATTTAAATACTCTCCTTAAGGTTATCGGTATTGCCTATATAGCTGAGTTTGGTGCTCAGGTCTGCCGGGATGCGGGGGAGGGAGTTATTGCCGGCAAGGTGGAATTTGCGGCCAAGCTGTTAATTCTGGTGATGGCGCTGCCGCTTTTGGCGGCGGTGTTGGAAACCATTCTGAAATTTATTCCATAG
- the spoIIIAC gene encoding stage III sporulation protein AC — MNGFNIDLIFRIAGIGIFISVLTIVLKQAGKEEQAQMLTLGGVVVVLLMVIQLINELFSNIKTIFNLF; from the coding sequence GTGAATGGCTTTAATATTGATTTGATTTTTCGCATTGCAGGTATTGGTATCTTTATTTCGGTCCTAACTATTGTGCTTAAGCAGGCCGGTAAGGAGGAGCAGGCCCAGATGCTGACCTTGGGCGGTGTGGTTGTGGTGCTTTTGATGGTGATTCAGTTGATAAACGAACTCTTCTCCAACATCAAGACCATCTTTAATTTGTTTTAG
- a CDS encoding stage III sporulation protein AB, whose translation MLVKWLGALLILGAAAAWGNLQAAQLRRRVKELEEFRLGMRLLAAEIGYTSTPLPRALEHVQERLPGGGVSVFFTRAGELLRNPEVADANAAWSRAADEVKEELALTREDWPVLLRAGAGLGSMGRENQIKQLEAAEVQLASHAATAAARCESGEKMWRYLGVMGGLAVVILLL comes from the coding sequence ATGTTGGTTAAATGGTTGGGCGCGTTATTGATTCTTGGTGCCGCTGCTGCCTGGGGCAATCTGCAGGCGGCGCAATTGAGGCGGCGGGTTAAAGAGCTGGAGGAGTTTCGTCTGGGTATGAGGCTGTTGGCAGCAGAGATTGGCTATACCAGTACGCCTTTGCCCAGGGCCCTGGAACATGTGCAAGAGCGTTTGCCGGGTGGCGGGGTGTCGGTATTTTTTACCCGTGCCGGTGAGTTATTGAGAAACCCTGAGGTGGCCGATGCCAATGCGGCCTGGAGCAGGGCGGCAGATGAGGTGAAAGAGGAGTTGGCGCTGACCCGGGAGGATTGGCCTGTGTTGCTGCGGGCCGGGGCCGGTCTGGGCAGTATGGGGCGGGAAAATCAGATTAAGCAGTTGGAGGCGGCGGAGGTTCAGTTGGCCTCCCATGCGGCCACAGCGGCGGCCCGTTGCGAAAGTGGCGAGAAGATGTGGCGCTACCTGGGTGTGATGGGCGGTCTGGCGGTGGTTATTTTGCTGTTGTAA
- the spoIIIAA gene encoding stage III sporulation protein AA produces MENLAKVHWKEHILPIMPPQLKDLLAGLSGAAEAKLEEIRLRAGRPLLVRTGSGETQVGRDMVTAADLQSVLLLITEYSLYARDEELKRGYLALPGGHRAGFVGRTVLEGGEVKLLRDISGINIRIARQVLGAGKQLLPSLYCQKTRRVRHTLIISAPQAGKTTVLRDLARLFGNGDAASGRPAFNVGIVDERSEIAGCYQGVPQLDVGLRSDVLDGCPKAEGMMMLVRSMSPQIVVTDELGRPEDARAVEEAVNTGASILATAHGQSMTELFRRPSLAYLLEQKMFERIVVLSRRKGPGTIEGVYDGEAFDTDKQAGGKINVG; encoded by the coding sequence ATGGAAAATTTGGCAAAAGTGCATTGGAAAGAGCATATACTTCCTATTATGCCACCGCAGCTAAAGGATTTGCTGGCGGGGTTAAGTGGTGCTGCAGAGGCTAAGTTGGAGGAAATTCGGCTTAGGGCGGGGCGTCCGCTTTTGGTGCGTACCGGAAGTGGTGAGACTCAGGTGGGTCGGGATATGGTGACGGCTGCAGATTTACAGTCTGTGCTGCTTTTGATTACCGAGTACTCGTTGTATGCGCGGGATGAGGAGTTGAAGCGGGGGTATCTGGCGCTGCCGGGAGGGCATCGGGCCGGTTTTGTGGGACGGACGGTGCTGGAGGGCGGCGAGGTTAAGCTGTTAAGGGATATTTCCGGTATTAATATCCGTATTGCCCGGCAGGTGCTTGGCGCGGGTAAGCAGCTTTTGCCGTCGCTGTACTGCCAAAAGACCAGGCGGGTGCGCCATACGTTGATTATTTCGGCGCCGCAGGCGGGTAAAACCACTGTTTTGCGGGATTTGGCAAGATTGTTTGGCAATGGGGATGCGGCTTCGGGCAGGCCTGCTTTTAACGTGGGTATTGTGGATGAGCGCTCGGAGATTGCCGGGTGCTATCAGGGCGTGCCGCAGTTGGATGTGGGGCTGCGCAGTGATGTGCTGGATGGCTGTCCCAAGGCCGAAGGGATGATGATGCTGGTGCGTTCCATGTCACCGCAGATTGTGGTTACCGATGAACTGGGGCGGCCAGAGGATGCGCGGGCGGTGGAAGAGGCGGTTAATACCGGTGCTTCTATTTTGGCCACGGCACATGGGCAGAGTATGACGGAGCTTTTTAGGCGGCCCAGTTTGGCATATTTATTGGAGCAGAAGATGTTTGAGCGGATTGTGGTTCTCTCGCGCCGCAAGGGGCCCGGTACCATTGAAGGGGTCTATGACGGCGAGGCTTTTGACACAGACAAACAGGCGGGAGGGAAAATTAATGTTGGTTAA
- a CDS encoding CD1247 N-terminal domain-containing protein translates to MEDLKSRVAYLKGLAAGLGMEENTREGKLFGQIIDVIDSLAEAVTELQDDYDDIVDYAEAIDEDLNELEEDFYEEDELLVDDEDYYDEDDDEMFSVECPDCHEIVYIDDDMLDDDDVVEILCPNCERIVFVNDDEDYEGFEEDLELELENEDN, encoded by the coding sequence ATGGAAGACCTGAAATCACGTGTTGCGTATTTAAAAGGGCTTGCTGCCGGCCTGGGTATGGAGGAAAATACCCGTGAAGGTAAACTTTTTGGACAAATTATTGACGTCATTGATTCATTGGCAGAAGCCGTTACAGAACTGCAGGATGATTACGATGACATCGTAGATTATGCCGAAGCCATCGATGAGGATCTAAATGAGCTGGAAGAAGATTTTTATGAAGAAGATGAGCTGCTGGTAGATGATGAGGACTACTACGATGAAGACGATGATGAAATGTTTTCTGTGGAATGTCCCGACTGTCATGAAATCGTCTACATCGATGATGACATGCTGGATGACGACGATGTGGTGGAAATTCTCTGCCCCAACTGTGAGCGCATCGTCTTTGTAAACGACGACGAAGATTACGAAGGCTTCGAAGAAGACCTGGAACTGGAACTGGAAAACGAAGACAACTAA